TGACCAGCCGGCGCCGGTGATGACGTCGCGCACCAGGGCACCCAGCGGGGCCGAGCCGTCGTCGGACCGGGCCGCACCGCGCAGCAGGAGTACGGCCTGGCGCACCTCCTGGCGGCGGAAGAAACGCTCTCCCCCGCGCACCAGATAGTTGATGCCGGCTTCGGACAGCGCCTGCTCGATCGGTTCGGACTGCGCGTTGATGCGGTAGAGCACCGCGATCTCACGTGCCGGAACCCCTTGGGAGAGAAGGCCTTTGACCTGCTCGGCGATGCCGGCGGCCTCGGCGACGTCGTCGGAGTACTGCAGCAGGCGCACCGGAGCACCCGCCTCCCGCTGCGCCTGCAGGCGGGCATAACCGCCGCCCGGCGCCGCGCCGAGCACCGCATTGGCGAGCTCGAGCACCTGGGGCGTCGACCGGTAGTTGCGCACCAGGCGGACGGTGGTGGCGTCCTTGTGCTTGCCGGCGAACTCGCGCAGGTGGCGCGGCGAGGCTCCGGTGAAGGAGTAGATGGTCTGGGCCGGGTCGCCCACGACGCAGACGTCGCTGCGGTCGCCGAGCCAGAGGTCGAGCAGGGTCTGCTGCACCTGGTTGACGTCCTGGTATTCGTCGACCACGAAATGGCGGTACTGCTCTCGGACGGTGCGGGCGACGTCGTCGCGCTCGACGAGGAAGCCCGCCATGAGCAGCAGGACGTCCTCGAAGTCGATGACGTGGCGCGCGGCCTTGACCTCTTCGTAGGTCGCCCACAGCCGCGACATCGCGGTGTGGTCGAGATCGGCGACCCGTCGACCGGCGCGCGCCGCCTGCGTCGGATAGCTCTCCGGGGTGAGCATGCCGACCTTCGCCCATTCGATCTCGGAGGCGATGTCGCGGATCGCGACCCGGTCGAGCTCGAGCCGCAACCGGGCACCGGCCTCACCGATCGCGGGAGCCTTGTGTCCCATGATCTCCGGCGGAGCGCCACCGATGACCTTGGGCCAGAAGAACCCGAGTTGTTTCAGGGCGGCCGCGTGGAAGGTGCGGGCCTGCACCACCGGCAGCCCCAGCCCGCGCAGGCGGGTGCGCATCTCGCCGGCGGCACGTGCGGTGAAGGTGACGGCGAGCACCCGTTGCGGCTGGTAGGCACCGGCATGCACGCCGTAGGCGATGCGGTGGGTGATCGCCCGCGTCTTGCCCGTGCCGGCACCGGCCAGCACGCACATCGGGCCGATCGGGTTGGACGCGACCTGAAGTTGTTCGGGGTCGAGCCCGGCGAGCACCTCGTCGGGCGTCACCACTGATCTCCCGGCTGCGACGGCAACTCGGCGCCGAACCAGCGCTCGATGAGGTGGCGGGCGATCGACAGGCGCGGCGGCACCGTGACCGTGCCCGTCTCGAGGTCGGTCGACAACTGCTCACGGGTGAACCAGCGGGCGTGCCGGATCTCCTCGGGATCGAGGCGCAGTTCGGTGTCGGCGGTGCGCGCCGTGTAACCGATCATCAACGATGCCGGCATCGGCCACGGCTGGTTGCCGACGTACTCGACCTGCTCGATGCCAAGACCCACTTCCTCCATCACCTCCCGTGCCACGGCGGCCTCCATCGACTCGCCCGGCTCGAGGAAACCAGCCAGCACCGACAACCCGGTGGGCACCGCGAAACGGGTGCCCTGCGCGAGCAACAGGCGGTCGTCGGGGTCGGTGACGGACATGATCACGGCGGCATCGGTGCGCGGAAACTGCTGGTGCGCCGACGCACAGACCATCACCCAGCCGGCTTGTCCGAGCTCGACGGGCTGCCCGCAACGCGGGCAGAAGTGTTGTCCGGCAATCCAGTTCGCCATCGCCACCGAAACGGTCGCGATGCCCAGGTCGTCGACCGGTAGCACCGCGGCGAGCGATCGCAGGCTGCGATGGCTGCGATCGCGCTGGCGCTGCAGATCGGCCGGGTCGGTGCTGCCCCGATCGGCCGGTTGGTCTTCGGGCTGGTCGAAGACGGCCAGGTAGCTGGCGCCGTCCTGGCGGCCGAGGTAGGTCGCCTTGCGGCCCGCGTCGTCCGGCTCAGGTGCCCGGAAGCGCAACCGCACCGCGCCGTCGGCGGTGTCGACCGGCATCCGCTCCCCGCGCAGGTGCAGCACCTTGGTGCTCGGGTCGGCGAGCAGGTCGGGCACGAGTCGCGGGTCGGAGCGGCGCAGCCCGTCGCGGTCGAGCAGGCTGTGCGACAGCATCAGCTTGCCGGCGCCCGCGGGTGCAGACGAAGGTGCGGAGGAAGGAGTTCGGGACGAATCGGCCACGGCTCCCAGGCTAGGCGACCGGTTCCGCGTACCGTGAGGCCGTGCTCCGCAGTCCCGAAGTCCTGGCCGCCCTGGCCGACGCCGCCCTCCCGCGCCTGCTGCCCAGGTCGGTGGCCGCACTACCCACCCGGGTCACCGACAAGTTCCAGCAGGCGCTGATCGAGGGCGCCGACGGTGCGGCCTGGACGGTGCGCCTGTCCCGATCCCCCGCCGCCGGAGCCGCCGCGGAGCAGGCCGACGCGTTCGCCCGGCTGCTCGCCAAGCGGGTGCCGTTCGCGGTGCCGATCGCCGAGGGCCGGATGACGCTCGCCGACCGCAACCTGGTCACCGTGCAACCGCGGTTGCCGGGCGACCCGATGGTGTGGCGCGGTCTCACCGCCGGCAGCGCCGAGGCCACCGGAGTCGGGCGCGCGCTCGCCGCCCTGCACGACGTCGACCCCCGGCTCGCCGACGAGGTCGGCGCGCCGTCGTACGACGCCGACGGCTACCGCTCGCGCCGGCTGGCCGTGCTCGACCGGGCCGCCGGCACCGGACTCGTGCCCGCGGCGCTGCTCGCCCGCTGGGAGCGCGCCCTCGAGGAAGTCTCCCTCTGGCGCTTCCCGACCTGCGTGACCCACGGCCCACTGGAGGGCCATGACGTGTTCTGGAACGGCCACGTCAGCGCGATCTCGTCGTGGGAGAACGCGAGCGTCAGCGATCCCGCCGACGACTTCGCCGCGCTCTGGGTGCTCGCCGCACCGGAAGCCTTCGACACCGTGCTCGAGACCTACTCCGCGGCGCGCTCCGAGGCACCCGACAAGCACCTCGAACGTCGCATCCGGCTCAGCGCCGAACTGCAGCGGATCACCGTGCTGCTCGACGCCGTCACCGCCGACGACGAAGATCTGATCGACCGCCGCACCGCGGCGCTTCGCCGCCTCGGCGAGCAGACCGTCGACGACGAGTCGCTGATGCCCGCTGCCCCGCGCGTGCGTGTGTCGGCGGCGCAGCCGTCGGACGCCGACGAGCCGATCGACGACGCCGAGGACGACACCACCGACACCGATGACGACGCCGGCGCCACCGACGAGGTGCGCGACCACGAGTTCGACGAGGACGAGATAGACGACGAATTCGACGGTGCAGATGACGCAGAGGACGACGCTGACGACGAGTACGACCTCGACGCCGACGACACGATCGAGCTGAAGATCGACCGCCCCGACCGGCGCGACCAGTAGCGAGCCGGAACCCTCCGCCCGCGAACGCCCTACTCCTCCAACGGAATCGACGTGAGCATGCGGGCGATGGCTTCGTCGTCGGGCAACTCCGGTCGCACGGTCTCACCGGTCGCGGCGTAGTAGAAGGCCACCTTGACCCGCGCAGGGTCGATGCCACGCAGCCGCGCGTAGGCCAACCGATAGACCGCCAACTGCAGCACCCTGGCCGAGTCGCTGAGCCCGGACGGCGGTCGACCGGTCTTCCAGTCGACCACCAGGTAACCGTCGTCGTCCTCGAAGACCGCGTCGATGCGGCCACGCACCGATACTCCGGCCACCCAGGTCTCGATCGGCACCTCGATCGCGATCGGCG
This genomic stretch from Calidifontibacter indicus harbors:
- a CDS encoding ATP-dependent DNA helicase UvrD2, whose protein sequence is MTPDEVLAGLDPEQLQVASNPIGPMCVLAGAGTGKTRAITHRIAYGVHAGAYQPQRVLAVTFTARAAGEMRTRLRGLGLPVVQARTFHAAALKQLGFFWPKVIGGAPPEIMGHKAPAIGEAGARLRLELDRVAIRDIASEIEWAKVGMLTPESYPTQAARAGRRVADLDHTAMSRLWATYEEVKAARHVIDFEDVLLLMAGFLVERDDVARTVREQYRHFVVDEYQDVNQVQQTLLDLWLGDRSDVCVVGDPAQTIYSFTGASPRHLREFAGKHKDATTVRLVRNYRSTPQVLELANAVLGAAPGGGYARLQAQREAGAPVRLLQYSDDVAEAAGIAEQVKGLLSQGVPAREIAVLYRINAQSEPIEQALSEAGINYLVRGGERFFRRQEVRQAVLLLRGAARSDDGSAPLGALVRDVITGAGWSPQRPAGGALLDRWQSLEALATVADDLVAAQPEARLPDVVRELERRMAEQHAPAVEGVTLASLHAAKGLEWDAVVLAGCSDGLLPLSHAEGPEAIEEERRLTYVGLTRARKNLLLTWAAARQPGGKASRSVSRFLNAADGILDGVAPRRPAGQRGKKVQQARAVRCRGCGKDLYTAAERKIGRCADCPPTYDEQTFEALRGWRKAVADRQRVPAFVVFTDATLIAIAERGPVDERGLAGISGVGARKLAAYGPAVLGVLRGESVDSMVEIACAATESV
- the nudC gene encoding NAD(+) diphosphatase, giving the protein MADSSRTPSSAPSSAPAGAGKLMLSHSLLDRDGLRRSDPRLVPDLLADPSTKVLHLRGERMPVDTADGAVRLRFRAPEPDDAGRKATYLGRQDGASYLAVFDQPEDQPADRGSTDPADLQRQRDRSHRSLRSLAAVLPVDDLGIATVSVAMANWIAGQHFCPRCGQPVELGQAGWVMVCASAHQQFPRTDAAVIMSVTDPDDRLLLAQGTRFAVPTGLSVLAGFLEPGESMEAAVAREVMEEVGLGIEQVEYVGNQPWPMPASLMIGYTARTADTELRLDPEEIRHARWFTREQLSTDLETGTVTVPPRLSIARHLIERWFGAELPSQPGDQW
- a CDS encoding phosphotransferase, which encodes MLRSPEVLAALADAALPRLLPRSVAALPTRVTDKFQQALIEGADGAAWTVRLSRSPAAGAAAEQADAFARLLAKRVPFAVPIAEGRMTLADRNLVTVQPRLPGDPMVWRGLTAGSAEATGVGRALAALHDVDPRLADEVGAPSYDADGYRSRRLAVLDRAAGTGLVPAALLARWERALEEVSLWRFPTCVTHGPLEGHDVFWNGHVSAISSWENASVSDPADDFAALWVLAAPEAFDTVLETYSAARSEAPDKHLERRIRLSAELQRITVLLDAVTADDEDLIDRRTAALRRLGEQTVDDESLMPAAPRVRVSAAQPSDADEPIDDAEDDTTDTDDDAGATDEVRDHEFDEDEIDDEFDGADDAEDDADDEYDLDADDTIELKIDRPDRRDQ